In a genomic window of Syntrophales bacterium:
- the sppA gene encoding signal peptide peptidase SppA: MKRLCLIATLLALFLITACAGPQVKLFPDAKDPLKEFTLEGSGADRILMIPVRGVISDSPREGLITTGPSLVQEVVSQLRKAEKDKRIKAVLFKVNTPGGTITASDILYHEITAYRQRTGAKVVSAMMDMATSGGYYMSLPADLIMAHPTTLTGSVGVIFIQPKAMGLMGKIGLGVDVQKHGKNKDMGSPFRETTAEEQKLLQATVDRLGDRFLSLVRKHRKLDAQALAEMSTARILLAEEALKLGMIDRIGYLSDAVKETKKLAGLPDEARVVVYRRDEYPDDNLYNVAAAASGDRKPSLVNVELPEILNLTTGFYYIWPGAIGDER, from the coding sequence ATGAAAAGATTATGCCTCATTGCCACCTTGTTGGCCCTGTTTCTGATCACCGCCTGTGCCGGCCCCCAGGTCAAGCTTTTCCCGGACGCGAAGGACCCCTTGAAAGAGTTCACCCTTGAAGGTAGCGGAGCCGACAGGATTCTCATGATTCCCGTCAGGGGCGTGATCTCCGACAGCCCCCGGGAGGGGCTCATCACCACCGGTCCCAGCTTGGTCCAGGAGGTGGTCTCACAGTTGAGGAAGGCCGAGAAGGACAAGCGCATCAAGGCGGTGCTGTTCAAGGTCAACACGCCGGGCGGCACCATCACGGCCAGCGACATCCTGTATCACGAGATCACGGCATACAGGCAGCGGACGGGAGCGAAGGTCGTCTCGGCCATGATGGATATGGCCACCTCCGGGGGGTACTACATGTCCCTGCCGGCCGACCTGATCATGGCTCATCCGACCACCCTGACGGGCTCGGTGGGTGTCATCTTCATCCAGCCCAAGGCCATGGGCCTGATGGGAAAGATCGGCCTCGGCGTGGATGTACAGAAACACGGAAAGAACAAGGATATGGGCTCCCCCTTCCGGGAAACCACGGCGGAAGAGCAGAAGCTCCTCCAGGCAACGGTCGACCGCCTCGGCGATCGCTTCCTTTCCCTGGTCAGAAAGCATCGCAAACTGGATGCGCAGGCGCTGGCGGAGATGTCCACGGCCCGGATCCTCCTGGCGGAGGAGGCACTGAAGCTGGGAATGATCGACCGCATCGGCTACCTGAGCGACGCCGTGAAGGAAACGAAAAAGCTGGCCGGCCTGCCGGATGAGGCCCGGGTTGTGGTGTACCGCCGCGACGAGTATCCCGACGACAACCTGTACAACGTGGCGGCGGCCGCCTCCGGAGACCGGAAACCCTCCCTGGTCAACGTCGAATTGCCGGAGATCCTGAACCTGACGACGGGGTTCTACTACATCTGGCCGGGGGCGATCGGGGACGAGCGGTAA
- a CDS encoding acyltransferase family protein, which produces MQRAYDLDRLRVVLIALVFFHHSSIAFGAHGSWYYVTPHATAGSVQFILMMFMAVNQAFFMSLFFFISALLMPASFDRKGFGQFMKDRLMRLGIPLAVYTLLIHPSLKYAISRHLGTTSDPWLDFVWIADTHYPAPGPMWFALTLLIFETAYALYRHSLPVGPETKAVKKLPSPTHILAFIVGTGLLAFGIRLFYPIGSNFFGLQFGYFMLYITMYSLGIIAGRDNWLERFTIRQAWPWFISSLLAIPAFGMVVLFSKAHGAMGDLMGGINLRALAYAMWEPLICVGFSFFLLMVFKKYLNAPGRLVSVLSADSYPFYVIHPPFVAGFTVLSEQVALPPLARLMLVLVLGIPTCFLAAHLLRKIPGLKRIL; this is translated from the coding sequence ATGCAACGCGCTTATGATCTCGACAGACTGCGGGTTGTTCTCATCGCACTGGTCTTCTTTCACCATTCGTCCATCGCATTCGGCGCCCATGGAAGCTGGTACTACGTTACGCCCCATGCCACCGCCGGCTCCGTGCAATTTATCCTGATGATGTTCATGGCCGTCAACCAGGCCTTCTTCATGAGCCTTTTCTTTTTCATCTCCGCGCTCCTGATGCCGGCATCCTTCGACCGGAAGGGATTCGGACAATTCATGAAAGACCGCCTGATGAGGCTGGGCATTCCGCTGGCGGTCTATACGCTGCTGATCCACCCCTCGCTGAAATACGCGATCAGCAGGCACCTGGGTACGACATCCGACCCCTGGCTCGATTTCGTCTGGATCGCAGACACGCATTATCCCGCCCCCGGCCCCATGTGGTTCGCCCTTACGCTTCTGATTTTTGAAACGGCATATGCCCTTTACCGCCATTCCCTGCCTGTTGGCCCGGAAACGAAAGCGGTGAAAAAACTGCCCTCTCCGACCCATATCCTTGCCTTCATCGTCGGAACCGGCCTGCTGGCGTTTGGCATCCGGCTTTTCTACCCGATCGGAAGCAATTTCTTCGGACTGCAGTTCGGATACTTCATGCTGTACATCACCATGTATTCATTGGGGATTATCGCCGGCCGTGACAATTGGCTCGAACGGTTTACAATCCGGCAGGCATGGCCGTGGTTCATCTCGTCGCTCCTGGCCATCCCGGCATTCGGGATGGTTGTGTTGTTCAGCAAGGCTCACGGGGCCATGGGCGACCTGATGGGGGGGATAAACCTCCGGGCACTGGCCTACGCGATGTGGGAACCGTTGATCTGTGTCGGATTCAGTTTCTTCCTCCTGATGGTTTTCAAAAAGTATCTGAATGCACCCGGCAGGCTTGTCTCCGTCCTTTCAGCCGACAGTTATCCCTTCTACGTCATACACCCGCCGTTCGTGGCAGGATTCACGGTTCTTTCGGAACAGGTTGCGCTCCCCCCCCTGGCAAGGCTGATGCTCGTGCTGGTACTGGGCATTCCGACCTGCTTCCTTGCCGCCCATCTGCTCCGGAAAATTCCCGGATTGAAGAGGATTTTATAA
- a CDS encoding nucleoside-triphosphatase, with protein MKKNILITGVPGIGKTTLIRKILAQSADLNPVGFYTEEIREDGIRRGFSLIDTEGARNVLSHDEIRSPFKVGKYGVALSGFEQFLDRIPFDEPGRRLLVIDEIGKMECFSRKFRELVAVLLSSDRPVVATVAMKGAGLIADVKARTDVELIEITRDNRNNLPLYLLRAASMNPNHE; from the coding sequence ATGAAAAAGAACATCCTGATCACAGGTGTGCCCGGAATCGGCAAAACGACTTTGATCAGGAAGATACTTGCACAGTCTGCCGATCTGAATCCTGTCGGCTTCTATACGGAAGAGATCCGTGAAGATGGGATCCGAAGGGGGTTTTCTTTGATCGATACGGAAGGTGCCAGGAACGTTCTTTCTCACGACGAAATCCGAAGCCCCTTCAAGGTTGGAAAGTATGGTGTCGCTCTCAGCGGTTTCGAGCAATTCCTCGACCGGATTCCTTTCGATGAACCGGGCAGGCGGCTGCTTGTCATTGACGAGATCGGCAAGATGGAGTGCTTCTCGAGGAAGTTCAGGGAACTTGTGGCAGTGTTGCTCTCATCGGACAGACCGGTTGTGGCCACGGTTGCCATGAAGGGGGCCGGTTTGATTGCGGATGTCAAGGCAAGGACGGATGTTGAGCTGATCGAGATCACAAGGGACAACAGGAACAACCTGCCGCTATATCTCCTTCGCGCCGCTTCCATGAATCCCAACCATGAATGA
- a CDS encoding CheR family methyltransferase, translating to MNDDQFRQILDYFGMSWPGYRKVRKGVIKRLVRHMQKENVRDACDYMQRIRTQPALQRETRRLLTVSISSFFRDRFLWKYLGENLLPELLSQKPARVNVWSAGCALGQEAYSFVMLWRLLSDVAGPLPPLFLLATDMNREYLETAASGFYTEKMLKEVPEDCLDRFFQFENDCFVIRKDLRDGISWLHHDLSDVLPVQDPFHIIFMRNNLLTYCRKETHQVPVKRVVDRLIAGGSLIVGARERLSCDDFGLSGVCDCPGVYRKI from the coding sequence ATGAATGACGACCAGTTCAGGCAGATACTCGATTATTTCGGCATGTCATGGCCGGGGTACCGCAAGGTAAGAAAGGGCGTCATCAAAAGGCTCGTCAGGCACATGCAGAAGGAGAACGTGCGCGATGCCTGCGACTACATGCAGCGGATCAGGACACAGCCCGCCCTTCAAAGGGAGACCAGGAGGTTGCTGACGGTTTCCATCAGCAGCTTCTTCCGGGACCGCTTCCTGTGGAAATACCTTGGGGAGAATCTGCTTCCGGAACTTCTGTCTCAAAAACCGGCCCGGGTGAATGTCTGGTCGGCCGGCTGCGCCCTGGGGCAGGAGGCATACAGCTTTGTGATGCTGTGGCGGCTTCTGTCGGATGTGGCCGGACCGCTGCCGCCTCTTTTCCTTCTTGCTACGGATATGAACCGGGAATACCTGGAAACGGCCGCCTCCGGATTCTACACGGAAAAGATGCTGAAAGAGGTTCCGGAGGATTGCCTGGATCGTTTTTTTCAGTTTGAGAATGACTGCTTTGTGATCAGGAAAGATTTGAGGGACGGCATTTCATGGCTGCATCATGATCTGAGCGATGTGCTGCCCGTACAGGACCCGTTTCACATCATCTTCATGAGAAACAATCTTCTCACATACTGCCGGAAGGAAACCCATCAGGTCCCCGTCAAAAGGGTCGTTGACCGGCTGATCGCCGGAGGCAGCCTGATCGTCGGTGCCCGTGAACGCCTTTCCTGTGACGATTTCGGCCTTTCCGGAGTGTGTGATTGCCCGGGTGTTTATCGGAAGATCTGA